A region of Selenomonadales bacterium 4137-cl DNA encodes the following proteins:
- a CDS encoding 2-dehydro-3-deoxygalactonokinase encodes MFYLTVDTGTTNTRVRVWRGDRVVAGAFAAVGVRDTAVTGSRARLQQGVREALSAACAEAGITVDDAGAIVASGMITSNVGLHEVPHLAAPAGLEDLAAGMVAAVVPEVADKPIWFIPGVKNSIGTVDLDNCERMDIMRGEEVEAFGLVRRLGLRDASIVVLPGSHTKFILMNDRQRIAGCLTTLAGELLSVITNNTILASALNSSFVNSINEQMVLRGAECARQVGLSRACFTVRILDQFTGCDVAEKANFLLGAVVQTDLTALRFSWTFAIRPEMPVYIAGKRELRAAFHAVLQQDGFFRGTLQAIDDEVLQDIAGFGAMTVARERGLVR; translated from the coding sequence GTGTTTTATCTAACCGTCGACACCGGGACTACGAATACGCGGGTAAGGGTATGGCGGGGCGACCGGGTTGTCGCTGGGGCGTTCGCGGCGGTGGGAGTGCGGGATACGGCCGTGACGGGCAGCAGGGCAAGGTTGCAGCAGGGTGTTAGAGAGGCGTTGTCCGCAGCCTGCGCCGAGGCCGGCATTACCGTCGACGACGCCGGGGCGATCGTGGCTTCCGGCATGATTACCTCCAATGTCGGGCTCCACGAGGTGCCGCATTTGGCGGCACCGGCAGGTCTGGAGGATTTGGCGGCGGGCATGGTGGCCGCCGTCGTTCCCGAAGTGGCGGACAAGCCGATCTGGTTTATCCCGGGCGTCAAGAACAGCATTGGGACGGTCGATCTCGACAACTGCGAGAGAATGGATATAATGAGGGGCGAGGAGGTTGAGGCATTCGGCCTTGTTCGCAGACTCGGGCTGCGTGACGCGTCAATCGTCGTTCTTCCCGGCTCGCATACCAAGTTCATCCTGATGAACGACCGGCAGCGCATCGCCGGCTGCCTTACGACTCTGGCGGGGGAACTGCTCAGTGTCATTACGAACAATACCATCCTCGCCAGTGCTCTGAACAGCTCTTTCGTGAACAGCATCAATGAGCAGATGGTGCTGAGAGGCGCCGAGTGCGCCCGCCAGGTGGGCCTTAGCCGGGCTTGCTTTACCGTGAGAATCCTCGATCAGTTCACCGGGTGCGATGTCGCGGAAAAGGCGAATTTTCTCCTGGGGGCGGTTGTCCAGACCGATCTGACGGCGCTGCGCTTCAGTTGGACGTTTGCCATCCGTCCTGAGATGCCGGTCTACATCGCGGGCAAACGGGAACTGCGGGCGGCATTTCATGCCGTGCTGCAGCAGGACGGTTTTTTCCGGGGGACGCTGCAGGCGATCGATGACGAAGTCCTTCAGGATATCGCCGGGTTCGGGGCGATGACGGTCGCAAGGGAACGAGGCCTTGTTAGATAG
- a CDS encoding chemotaxis protein CheW: MSMQLVVFRLCREEYAVLVEKVREVINYLPITKLPGKPDYFEGVINVRGKTVPVIDFAAKLGLPGAGGADRQIIIVEHRNKEIGLTVDTVTEVIQTSKDIFAGLDVTEAGGQNLRKVCNFHDRIIVLLDVEQMLKGSALAG; this comes from the coding sequence ATGAGTATGCAGCTAGTGGTTTTCCGGCTCTGCCGTGAAGAGTACGCGGTTTTGGTCGAAAAGGTTCGCGAGGTTATCAATTACCTGCCGATCACAAAATTGCCCGGGAAACCGGATTATTTCGAAGGGGTCATCAATGTCAGGGGAAAAACCGTGCCAGTGATCGATTTTGCCGCTAAGTTGGGGTTGCCTGGGGCCGGAGGTGCGGACAGGCAGATCATCATTGTGGAGCACCGGAACAAAGAGATAGGCCTGACGGTCGATACGGTTACGGAAGTTATCCAGACTTCCAAGGATATTTTTGCCGGTCTAGATGTAACAGAAGCCGGGGGGCAAAATCTCAGGAAGGTCTGTAATTTTCATGACAGGATCATCGTCTTGCTCGATGTCGAGCAGATGCTGAAAGGTTCGGCGCTGGCGGGCTGA
- a CDS encoding phenylalanine--tRNA ligase beta subunit-related protein, with translation MLQVTTAWRETYPGACLGLLAVDGVVNPECHERLETRKSELEELLRAQYRTREELLACGPVNAYREYYKRFGKTYPVLLQMESVAVKGKSFPRTAALVEAMFMAEVKNGLLTAGHDLDRIEKPLTLDVAADGENFTGIGGREQATKSSDMLMRDGAGIISSILCGPDHRTRITAATTRALFVVYAPPGVDRPLVEQHLGEIHANVKLIAPAATLEYQDIIR, from the coding sequence ATGCTGCAAGTAACGACAGCGTGGCGAGAAACATATCCGGGGGCGTGCCTAGGCCTGCTGGCTGTGGATGGTGTCGTTAACCCCGAATGCCACGAGCGGCTGGAAACGAGGAAAAGCGAGCTTGAGGAGCTGTTGCGGGCCCAGTACCGAACGCGGGAGGAACTGTTGGCCTGTGGGCCTGTTAACGCTTACCGGGAGTACTATAAGCGCTTCGGCAAGACCTATCCCGTTCTGTTGCAGATGGAGTCGGTCGCGGTCAAGGGCAAATCGTTTCCGCGCACGGCGGCGCTGGTCGAGGCGATGTTCATGGCCGAGGTCAAGAATGGTCTTTTGACGGCAGGTCACGATCTGGACAGGATCGAAAAGCCGCTCACGCTGGATGTGGCTGCAGACGGGGAAAACTTCACCGGCATCGGTGGCAGGGAGCAGGCAACGAAGAGCAGCGATATGCTGATGCGCGACGGGGCCGGCATCATTTCCAGCATTCTTTGCGGACCGGATCACCGTACAAGGATAACGGCCGCCACTACCAGGGCGCTGTTCGTCGTCTACGCGCCGCCGGGGGTGGACAGGCCTCTCGTGGAACAGCATCTTGGCGAAATTCATGCAAACGTCAAATTGATTGCTCCGGCAGCAACGCTCGAATACCAGGACATTATCCGTTAG
- a CDS encoding HDOD domain-containing protein — translation MGNRILFVDDEKAILRAIDRLLFDSEYEVLTAESGQAGLELLAAGPVDVVVSDIRMPGMDGHQFLREVKTLYPRTTRLILSGYAEESAILNSIVDGSSNMYMLKPWEGQDLKVKLAQIFAARGLYNNKTTLEFADKLENLSIAPGVYGHVVKLTENGADATEIAGFIESDPAAAAAVLRVVNSAFSGGETGSIAKAITSLGLTVVKTVVLACSLFKFANFNVPPFSPEKLTQKACAANKLMTLIYSDLLGKLMPDASQTAALLIDVGLLLCLHYFPEQYERIMREYAQGPEQDFAELEKGAFGVTHREFGGYLLNWWGLPYPIVETALFHHDPFRDAIMNRELVAVAHVADYYAWQTVGPEFARRLEPGVFEVLGFSEEDLRPLMKGL, via the coding sequence GTGGGCAACCGGATTCTCTTTGTCGATGACGAGAAAGCAATTCTGCGGGCGATCGACAGGCTGCTGTTCGATAGCGAATACGAGGTGCTGACCGCCGAGAGCGGCCAAGCCGGTCTGGAACTTCTGGCAGCCGGCCCGGTCGATGTGGTTGTTTCGGACATCCGCATGCCCGGAATGGACGGCCACCAGTTCCTTCGTGAGGTTAAAACCCTCTATCCGCGCACCACGCGTTTAATCCTCAGCGGCTACGCCGAGGAAAGCGCGATCCTCAACAGCATCGTGGACGGCTCAAGCAACATGTATATGCTTAAGCCGTGGGAAGGACAGGACCTAAAAGTAAAGCTCGCCCAAATCTTTGCCGCCAGAGGATTATACAACAACAAAACGACGCTCGAATTTGCCGATAAGCTGGAGAACCTGTCGATTGCGCCGGGTGTTTACGGCCACGTCGTCAAGCTGACGGAAAACGGGGCGGACGCAACTGAAATCGCTGGATTTATCGAGAGCGATCCGGCGGCAGCGGCGGCGGTGCTTAGGGTCGTAAACAGCGCCTTTTCCGGCGGCGAAACCGGCTCGATTGCCAAGGCGATCACCTCACTGGGACTTACGGTAGTCAAGACCGTCGTACTGGCCTGCAGCCTGTTTAAATTTGCTAATTTTAATGTGCCTCCGTTCAGCCCCGAAAAGCTGACCCAAAAGGCATGCGCCGCCAACAAACTGATGACGCTCATCTATTCTGACCTGCTGGGAAAGCTGATGCCTGATGCTTCGCAGACCGCCGCACTGCTGATCGACGTCGGCTTGCTGCTGTGCCTGCATTATTTCCCCGAGCAGTATGAGAGAATTATGCGGGAATACGCACAGGGCCCCGAGCAGGACTTCGCCGAGCTCGAAAAAGGAGCTTTCGGGGTTACTCATCGGGAGTTCGGTGGGTATTTGCTCAACTGGTGGGGCTTGCCCTACCCGATAGTCGAGACGGCGCTTTTTCACCATGACCCTTTCCGGGATGCGATCATGAACCGGGAATTGGTGGCTGTGGCGCATGTCGCCGATTATTATGCGTGGCAGACGGTTGGGCCGGAATTTGCCCGGAGGCTCGAACCGGGCGTTTTTGAGGTTCTGGGATTCAGCGAGGAGGACCTGCGGCCTCTCATGAAGGGATTATAA
- a CDS encoding DNA-binding response regulator, with the protein MNGDETTPRILIVDDDENYLASIRRVLHGQCEILTTKDPLQALKIIEHQGPFAVVISDYRMPVMNGIELFSRILTIDKQVQRILLTGYPELQMAIDAVNHGKITAFLTKPTPSVSLRSVVLEAAQNYKDSLQSSGQRQDFPEAADKQPVSDQSDVKLFAPLTVKEKEVLTLVAKGYSNAEISTNMTITVGTVKTHINNLFWKMDVNSRTKMIAKAIELGLIKT; encoded by the coding sequence ATGAACGGTGACGAAACTACTCCCCGCATATTGATTGTCGATGACGACGAAAACTATCTGGCCTCGATTCGGCGCGTGCTTCACGGCCAGTGCGAGATTCTGACGACCAAGGATCCCCTGCAGGCGCTGAAAATTATCGAGCACCAGGGGCCTTTCGCCGTAGTAATTTCCGATTACCGCATGCCGGTCATGAACGGGATAGAACTTTTCTCGCGCATCCTTACTATCGACAAGCAGGTTCAACGCATTCTGCTCACCGGCTATCCCGAACTCCAGATGGCCATCGACGCCGTCAATCACGGTAAAATCACCGCCTTCCTGACCAAACCCACCCCGTCGGTCTCCTTGCGGTCGGTTGTCCTGGAAGCGGCGCAGAACTATAAGGACAGCCTGCAGTCCAGCGGACAGAGACAGGATTTCCCGGAAGCGGCGGATAAACAACCTGTCTCCGATCAAAGCGACGTCAAACTGTTCGCCCCGCTGACCGTAAAGGAGAAAGAGGTCCTCACACTGGTCGCCAAGGGTTACTCGAACGCGGAAATCTCCACGAATATGACCATTACCGTCGGCACGGTAAAAACGCACATCAACAACCTGTTCTGGAAAATGGACGTCAACAGCCGAACGAAAATGATCGCCAAGGCGATCGAACTCGGCCTCATAAAAACCTGA
- a CDS encoding flavodoxin family protein codes for MKRVLGIVGSPRRGGNTDILVASILDGARAAGASTETVFLGGLTIRECDGCHACWRGAGCPKQDDMNGLYRAIAAADALVLGTPVYWYAPTALMKGFVDRLVFYNCDRNRGDVSGKRAAVVVPYEEDDPATAAPVVEFFARSLHYLEMELAGTAVVGGMARKGQVLEREDALQSAVELGRKLVDGGRLREGQFSTGME; via the coding sequence ATGAAACGGGTTTTGGGCATTGTAGGCAGCCCGCGCCGCGGCGGGAACACCGATATTCTTGTCGCGAGCATCCTGGATGGAGCCCGGGCGGCCGGCGCCAGTACGGAAACGGTTTTCCTCGGCGGCCTGACAATAAGGGAGTGTGACGGCTGCCACGCCTGTTGGCGTGGTGCCGGGTGCCCCAAGCAGGACGATATGAACGGACTTTACCGGGCAATCGCTGCCGCCGATGCTCTGGTGCTGGGAACGCCAGTATACTGGTATGCGCCGACTGCGCTCATGAAAGGGTTCGTCGATCGGCTCGTTTTTTACAACTGCGACCGCAACCGTGGGGATGTTAGCGGCAAGCGGGCGGCGGTCGTCGTCCCCTATGAGGAAGACGACCCGGCCACGGCCGCGCCGGTGGTCGAATTTTTCGCCAGATCGCTGCATTATCTGGAGATGGAACTGGCAGGTACGGCGGTTGTCGGCGGGATGGCCAGGAAGGGCCAGGTGCTGGAGCGGGAAGACGCGCTGCAGTCGGCTGTGGAACTCGGACGCAAGCTGGTGGACGGCGGCCGGTTACGTGAAGGCCAGTTTTCGACAGGAATGGAGTGA
- a CDS encoding ATP-binding protein produces the protein MRKVSIREAFGGASPALRNLSLGIVLFGIFMVFAVFLAYYNAIQGERQEEMRAAVKETANLARAFEEHTLRTLMSADQATLFLKYHYEREGKSIDIPGYIRDGRLPGEPFIIMGVIDENGDLVASSQVPLVTANFSDREHFRVHVNRDSEQLHIGKPVLGRVSGRWAIQMTRRVNKPDGSFGGVAVVAVDPYYFSDFYRQVDLGQNSAVVLVGRDGIVRARQAGSSTVAGQDLTGTELMNKLVDSDAGSYVATREEDGVTRLYSYRALLSYPVAVAVGIDRQEILQRAGGRSTHYYPVAGLICLGILVCVLLLLRFVARYKAYDEDLRSARALLEARVEERTRELSALNEELKAMNEEHLAMNEELQSTNRELWDEVGMRRRTEVELKHRNEELAEAYAELNTIQLQAYQQDKMASIGQLAAGVAHEINNPMSFIISNLESLNDYLGRLTRFIKLQEETVSELTGTHAGEGVQEDRLAVVGRLEAARQSLKVDYVIHDVESLINETFEGAGRVKDIVQDLKGFARVESESRLANINEGVESAINIVWNEMKYKASLDRDYGELPLTKCNIGQLNQVFMNVLVNATQAIDKWGEIKVKTWADGGKIYISITDTGCGIPPQLLNRIFEPFFTTKEVGKGTGLGLSVTYDIVKRHGGEIRVTSESGQGTTFTIIIPVTE, from the coding sequence TTGAGAAAAGTAAGCATTAGGGAAGCTTTCGGCGGCGCCTCGCCTGCATTGCGCAATCTCAGCCTGGGGATTGTGCTTTTCGGCATCTTCATGGTGTTCGCGGTTTTTCTGGCTTATTATAACGCCATCCAGGGAGAGCGGCAGGAAGAGATGCGGGCTGCCGTGAAAGAAACGGCCAACCTGGCGCGGGCATTCGAAGAACATACTCTGCGGACGCTGATGAGCGCCGATCAGGCGACTCTTTTCTTGAAGTATCACTACGAACGGGAAGGCAAGTCAATCGACATTCCCGGCTATATTCGCGATGGCAGGCTTCCGGGCGAGCCGTTCATAATTATGGGCGTTATCGACGAGAACGGTGATCTCGTGGCCAGCAGCCAGGTGCCGCTTGTTACCGCCAACTTTAGCGACAGAGAGCATTTTCGGGTACACGTTAACCGAGACAGCGAGCAGCTGCACATCGGCAAGCCCGTTTTGGGACGGGTGTCGGGCAGATGGGCGATTCAGATGACCCGCCGCGTAAACAAGCCGGACGGCTCATTCGGCGGGGTGGCGGTGGTCGCTGTTGATCCTTACTATTTCAGCGACTTCTATCGACAGGTCGATCTGGGGCAGAACTCGGCGGTAGTGCTGGTGGGACGGGACGGCATCGTGCGGGCGCGCCAAGCCGGCTCTTCCACTGTGGCGGGGCAGGATTTGACAGGTACGGAGCTGATGAATAAGCTGGTCGACAGCGACGCCGGGAGTTATGTCGCTACGCGGGAGGAAGATGGCGTAACGCGATTATACAGTTATCGGGCGCTGCTGTCCTATCCGGTAGCGGTGGCGGTGGGGATCGACAGGCAGGAAATCCTGCAGCGGGCCGGCGGTCGCAGTACTCATTATTACCCGGTTGCCGGGTTGATTTGCCTTGGGATACTTGTCTGCGTGCTGCTGCTGTTGCGGTTTGTCGCCCGTTATAAGGCTTACGACGAAGACCTGCGGTCGGCCCGCGCCTTGCTGGAGGCCCGGGTCGAAGAGCGGACGCGGGAATTGTCCGCTCTGAACGAGGAATTGAAAGCCATGAACGAAGAGCACCTGGCGATGAACGAGGAGCTCCAGAGCACCAACCGCGAACTATGGGACGAGGTGGGTATGCGCCGCCGGACCGAAGTGGAGCTCAAGCACAGAAACGAGGAGCTTGCCGAGGCGTACGCCGAGTTGAACACCATCCAGCTTCAGGCTTATCAACAGGACAAAATGGCGTCGATCGGCCAACTCGCCGCCGGAGTGGCCCATGAGATAAATAATCCTATGTCTTTCATCATCAGCAACTTGGAGTCCCTGAACGATTACCTTGGTCGCCTGACCCGGTTCATCAAGCTGCAGGAGGAGACTGTGTCCGAACTGACGGGCACCCATGCCGGGGAGGGCGTCCAGGAAGACAGGCTGGCTGTAGTCGGCAGGCTGGAGGCTGCGAGACAGTCGCTGAAGGTGGATTATGTAATTCACGACGTAGAAAGCCTTATAAACGAAACTTTTGAGGGTGCGGGACGGGTTAAGGATATCGTCCAGGATCTGAAAGGTTTTGCGCGGGTGGAGAGCGAAAGCAGGCTGGCCAATATCAATGAAGGCGTCGAAAGCGCTATCAATATCGTCTGGAACGAGATGAAGTACAAAGCGTCGCTCGACAGGGACTACGGCGAACTGCCGCTTACCAAGTGCAACATCGGTCAGCTAAACCAGGTTTTCATGAATGTCCTCGTTAACGCCACTCAAGCGATCGACAAGTGGGGAGAGATCAAGGTCAAGACATGGGCCGACGGCGGCAAAATATATATCAGTATTACCGATACGGGCTGCGGTATCCCGCCGCAATTGCTCAACAGGATTTTCGAACCCTTTTTCACCACCAAGGAGGTGGGCAAAGGGACCGGCCTAGGGCTTAGCGTAACCTACGACATCGTCAAGAGACACGGCGGGGAAATCAGGGTGACCAGTGAATCCGGCCAGGGGACGACCTTCACGATCATCATTCCTGTGACCGAATAA
- a CDS encoding 4Fe-4S binding protein codes for MKLTGLRFWRTLLPATMLALVVTQVARHEYPLPPDAGLLLWLTRLDPLLLVGHLRWEGTFPSWGWLPLATLLVTFAAGRVFCGWLCPVGGLLAVLHSLQGVRLGPSRRDGPPRWTRHLRVWRFYWLILLLAVLLLGSGWTLYLSPFHLLTSEMSRLWAGQVPWAALALVTVGLITFPRFWCVYLCPSGLLLSVLARWRLWAVKKPAGCINCGACSKVCPTGASASGTSSAGADCLLCGRCAERCPINEGIALGERKGGGMAPASGGGLFKRREIIRAGVALTVAAAAAPTLIVAKGDPPLRPPGALAEAEFLARCSRCGRCIKACPGKCLKAAPLSKGAAVFLTPMIVPREARCELTQDCQRVCPTGAISHLPVAKAIIGFAEIDRTRCLGWTEGKLCLLCQEQCPQHAITSDGLHRPSVSHELCVGCGACENGCPVEGAAIVVRPQPSRRRP; via the coding sequence ATGAAGTTGACCGGCCTGCGTTTTTGGCGGACTTTGCTGCCAGCAACGATGCTGGCGCTTGTTGTGACGCAGGTTGCCAGGCACGAGTACCCGTTGCCGCCTGACGCCGGGCTGCTATTGTGGCTGACGCGGCTTGACCCGCTGCTATTGGTAGGTCATCTGCGCTGGGAGGGTACGTTCCCGTCGTGGGGGTGGCTTCCTCTGGCCACGTTGCTGGTCACCTTTGCCGCCGGCAGGGTGTTTTGCGGCTGGCTGTGCCCTGTCGGCGGACTGCTAGCCGTTTTGCACAGTCTTCAGGGCGTCCGCTTGGGACCAAGCCGTCGGGACGGGCCACCCCGTTGGACACGTCATTTGCGCGTCTGGCGGTTTTATTGGCTGATATTATTGCTGGCGGTGCTGCTGCTCGGCAGCGGCTGGACGCTGTATCTGAGCCCTTTCCACCTGCTGACGTCCGAGATGTCGCGGCTTTGGGCGGGGCAGGTTCCCTGGGCGGCATTGGCGCTTGTAACCGTCGGACTGATCACCTTTCCCCGGTTCTGGTGCGTTTACTTGTGCCCGTCGGGGCTGCTTTTGTCGGTCTTGGCCCGCTGGCGGCTGTGGGCGGTTAAAAAGCCGGCGGGTTGTATCAACTGTGGGGCGTGTTCCAAGGTATGCCCTACAGGGGCAAGTGCTTCCGGAACAAGTTCGGCAGGGGCGGACTGCCTGCTGTGCGGCCGGTGCGCCGAACGCTGCCCGATAAACGAGGGTATCGCGCTGGGAGAACGCAAAGGAGGCGGCATGGCGCCCGCAAGCGGCGGCGGCCTGTTCAAGAGGAGGGAGATCATCCGTGCGGGGGTGGCGTTGACGGTGGCGGCCGCAGCGGCTCCAACCCTGATTGTGGCCAAAGGCGATCCGCCGCTCAGGCCGCCGGGGGCGCTGGCGGAAGCCGAGTTTCTGGCCCGCTGCAGCCGTTGCGGACGTTGCATCAAGGCGTGCCCTGGCAAGTGCCTCAAGGCGGCGCCGCTGAGTAAGGGCGCCGCGGTATTCCTCACCCCGATGATCGTTCCCCGGGAAGCGCGGTGCGAGCTGACCCAGGATTGTCAGCGGGTCTGCCCGACGGGTGCGATTTCCCACCTGCCGGTAGCGAAAGCGATAATTGGATTTGCGGAGATCGACCGGACCCGCTGCCTCGGATGGACGGAGGGCAAGCTGTGCCTGTTGTGCCAGGAACAGTGTCCGCAGCATGCTATTACTTCCGATGGGCTGCACCGGCCGAGCGTATCCCATGAGTTGTGCGTCGGGTGCGGAGCCTGCGAAAACGGCTGCCCGGTGGAGGGGGCGGCCATTGTCGTGCGCCCTCAGCCATCGCGCCGTCGTCCCTGA
- a CDS encoding phosphoenolpyruvate synthase, with translation MTRYVLFFAEINRSSLPAVGGKGANLAELWHIPGIAVPEGFCVTTDAYADFVGTSLIFKDLIDLLDVVDMDPLTELKQAGERIRSHLEALAMPVPIEQAIVKAWRKTGPEHRYAIRSSATAEDLPDASFAGQQDTYLNVAGEKDILDSVRKCWASLFTDRAIAYRRRNGFDHGKVRLSVIVQRMVFPEVAGIMFTADPITGNRAVVSIDASFGLGEALVSGIVTADLYKVRDDKVIVKNTACKEVAIRAASGGGTEKAAITGDKRIEQCLTDENAIRLARMGRNIEEHFGGPQDIEWCLVNNDIFIVQSRPITTLYPVPPVADDRLHLFLSLGHPQMMTAAIKPLGISVLRTMVPFRKASPNGESGLLLEAGSRLYFDITPLLAYREVREKLPALLRNVDEAIGQAVAEFIGRDDFRLNAPPDKKLPVALAGTVIPTAFAILRNILYRDNDHVIDDLNRYIANRVNENRNRLQAVSGPARIAMIQEILSSLLPTIFPRLAPYIVPALVTYKLIGHLARKWLGDTAELCDISKAPPGNVTSEMGLALGDVADAAREHPAVIEYFQQANDATFLDGLRSVPGGEKVLPALVNFFARYGMRCTGEIDLTRPRWRESPTQLVPALLSHIAGMAPGQHRRDFAAGQQEADAAAERLLSRLSQTSGGMFRAKRMRRLIHVHRSLIGIREHPKYFVVQHLDLVKQALMLEAASLVAEGILEDPEEIYWLSLPEIARVLETGRLDRTILAERRDKYARDAKLTPPRAMTGEGEIIIAKPSADAPPGALTGSAVSAGVAEGRARVILRLEEAQMDKGDILVAPFTDPGWTPLFPLAAGIVTEVGGLMTHGAVVAREYGIPAVAGVDGATIKIKDGQQIRIDGTRGFVQLLDGGNENKKPR, from the coding sequence ATGACCAGATATGTTCTCTTCTTCGCCGAGATTAACCGCTCAAGCCTGCCAGCCGTCGGCGGCAAAGGAGCTAACCTTGCTGAACTTTGGCACATTCCCGGAATTGCCGTGCCGGAAGGCTTCTGTGTCACTACAGACGCATACGCCGACTTTGTCGGCACAAGTCTGATATTCAAAGACCTTATTGATCTTCTGGATGTGGTCGATATGGATCCCCTGACGGAACTAAAGCAAGCCGGGGAACGGATCCGGTCGCACCTGGAAGCCCTCGCCATGCCCGTCCCGATAGAACAGGCGATAGTGAAGGCCTGGCGGAAGACAGGTCCCGAGCACCGCTATGCGATCCGTTCCAGCGCCACCGCCGAAGATTTGCCCGACGCCTCCTTCGCAGGCCAGCAGGACACCTACCTCAATGTCGCCGGCGAAAAAGACATCCTTGATAGTGTCCGCAAATGCTGGGCCTCCCTGTTCACCGACCGGGCCATCGCCTATCGCCGGCGAAACGGCTTCGATCACGGTAAGGTCCGCCTGTCCGTCATCGTACAACGGATGGTTTTCCCCGAGGTCGCGGGGATAATGTTTACCGCCGACCCCATTACCGGCAACCGCGCCGTCGTCTCCATCGACGCCAGCTTTGGGCTGGGAGAAGCATTGGTATCCGGCATCGTAACCGCAGATCTTTACAAAGTCAGAGACGATAAAGTAATCGTCAAAAATACCGCCTGCAAAGAGGTGGCCATCCGTGCCGCTTCCGGAGGCGGCACGGAAAAAGCGGCCATCACCGGCGACAAGCGCATCGAACAATGCCTGACGGACGAAAATGCGATCAGGCTGGCGCGCATGGGGCGGAATATTGAAGAACATTTCGGCGGTCCGCAGGACATCGAGTGGTGCCTCGTCAACAACGATATTTTTATCGTCCAAAGCCGACCGATTACTACCCTCTACCCCGTTCCCCCGGTGGCCGACGACCGCCTTCATCTTTTTCTGTCGCTCGGGCACCCCCAAATGATGACCGCGGCCATAAAACCCCTGGGAATTTCCGTTTTGCGCACAATGGTCCCGTTCCGCAAAGCCTCGCCCAACGGAGAAAGCGGATTACTGCTCGAAGCCGGCAGCCGCCTTTACTTTGACATAACGCCCTTGCTCGCCTATCGGGAAGTCCGGGAGAAACTGCCCGCCTTGCTGCGCAACGTCGACGAAGCGATAGGACAGGCGGTCGCCGAATTCATCGGGCGGGATGATTTCCGACTGAACGCCCCGCCTGATAAAAAACTCCCCGTCGCCCTGGCTGGAACCGTTATTCCGACCGCTTTCGCTATTTTGCGAAACATCTTATACCGCGATAACGATCATGTCATCGACGACCTAAACCGGTACATTGCCAACCGGGTAAACGAGAACAGGAACAGGCTGCAGGCAGTGTCCGGCCCGGCAAGAATCGCTATGATCCAGGAAATCCTATCCTCCCTTCTGCCGACAATTTTCCCCCGGCTGGCTCCTTACATAGTGCCGGCTCTAGTCACTTATAAACTCATTGGGCATCTTGCCCGCAAGTGGCTGGGCGACACCGCCGAGCTATGCGACATCAGCAAAGCCCCTCCCGGCAACGTGACCAGCGAGATGGGTCTGGCGCTCGGCGACGTAGCCGACGCGGCACGGGAGCATCCTGCGGTTATAGAATACTTTCAGCAGGCGAACGACGCGACTTTCCTCGACGGTCTGCGTTCGGTACCCGGAGGCGAAAAAGTCCTGCCTGCCCTGGTAAATTTCTTTGCCCGCTACGGAATGCGTTGCACCGGTGAAATCGACCTCACCCGGCCGCGGTGGCGTGAATCCCCCACCCAACTGGTGCCCGCCCTTCTCAGCCACATTGCCGGGATGGCGCCCGGACAACACCGGCGAGATTTCGCCGCCGGCCAGCAGGAGGCCGACGCGGCAGCCGAACGCCTTCTCAGCCGTCTAAGCCAAACCTCCGGCGGTATGTTCAGGGCAAAGCGCATGCGCCGTCTTATCCATGTCCACCGCTCACTCATAGGAATAAGAGAGCATCCCAAATACTTCGTCGTCCAGCACCTAGACCTTGTCAAGCAGGCACTCATGCTGGAAGCTGCCAGCCTTGTCGCCGAAGGCATACTGGAAGACCCGGAGGAAATTTATTGGCTGTCGCTGCCGGAAATCGCCCGGGTGTTAGAAACCGGTCGACTGGACCGCACGATCCTCGCCGAACGCCGGGACAAATACGCCCGCGACGCCAAACTGACGCCACCTCGGGCCATGACGGGCGAAGGCGAAATCATCATCGCCAAACCCAGCGCCGATGCCCCGCCAGGGGCACTGACGGGCAGCGCCGTATCCGCCGGCGTCGCGGAAGGACGGGCCAGGGTCATCCTTCGGCTCGAAGAAGCGCAGATGGACAAAGGCGATATCCTGGTGGCCCCTTTTACTGACCCTGGCTGGACCCCGCTATTCCCGCTGGCGGCCGGCATCGTCACCGAGGTCGGCGGACTGATGACCCACGGAGCCGTAGTCGCCCGCGAATACGGCATTCCGGCGGTAGCCGGCGTCGACGGGGCTACCATAAAAATCAAAGATGGTCAGCAGATTAGGATCGACGGTACCCGAGGCTTCGTACAACTATTAGACGGCGGCAATGAAAACAAAAAGCCGCGTTAA